Within the Thermus albus genome, the region GCAGGACCGGGTAACCGCCTTGGAGAAGCTGGTTGGCGAAGGGCCAGAGCTTCCTGACCTGGAGCAGTTTGCCACCAAGGAGGACGTGGCCGCGGTGCAGGAGTTCGCCGCTGCCCTGCGCTCCGACCTGGTGGGCCTCTCCGAGAAGGTCTCCAAGCTGGAGGGCACCGTGGGCGACCTCTCCGGCAAGGTGTCCAAGCTGGAGCGGAACGCCTTCACCATCAGCGGTAGCCTGAGCCTGAGCTATGGGGCCTTTGCTGGCTCTGGAACCCAGTTTGATATTGACCGGGTCTTCTCTTCCAACTTCTCCACGGGCGATGGTAATGGGAATGGGCTCGTGGTGGATGAAGGGGACCTTGGACAGAACGCCGAGGGTGAAACCACGGCTAGACTTAGCCTAACCCTCAAGACCAACGCCCTAGACGCCAAGTCCAGCCCCGGTGGGTACAACGTCTATCCTGGGCTGGTGGGCTTCAGCTTGACGGGCTCCATTACTAACCCAGTAAAGGGGACTACCTATTTCCCTCTTGACGTTACCGTAGATGAGGTTTCCACCACCCTTGCTGTCGCCAAAGACCAGTCCTTGTCCTTCACCTTTGGCCGTTCGGTCAAGACCAAGTTCAGCGAGTACGTGTTTGACAACGACGGCGTGAGCTATGGCCACGGCCTGGTGGCCACCTACAAGCCGGGGGTCCTCGGTGCAACCCTTACAGGTGTGTACGCCTCTAAGGGTGGTGCCGACGGCGACAACCTTTATGCGAGGGGTGTAGGCCTGACCCTTTCCCCCATCCAGGGCTTCTCCCTTAAGGGGGCCGTGGTACAGCAAGGCTCCGATATCCTGGGGGGAGGCACGGGTTCCACCACCGTGTACGGGGCAGGGGGCGATCTGGCTTTGGGTCCTGTGGCCTTGTCCGGCGAGTACTTCTCCTCGGATGCTGCGCCCACCGCCAACGGCTACTACGTGAAGGCCAAGGCTGAGCTAGGACCGGTTTCGGTGGAGGGGAACTACCGGAACATCGGGGCCGGCGTCACCCCGGCCAACATGCTCTCCTACGATGCGGATCCGCCCAACACGGCCAACGCGGCTCCTTTCCATGCGGACCAGCAGGGCTACGGGGCCAAGGCTACCCTGTCCTTTGGCGCCATTAGCCTGGGTGGCTTCTACGATACTTACACCGGCACGGGGGCCCGGACCGCTTACGGAGCCGAGGCAGGATTGAAGTTTGCCGGCTTTAGCCTGAGCGGCTACTACCGGGTGGCCGATGCGGGGAACAATGGTACCCCGGACGATAGCGCCGACAAGGAAACCGCTGCCTCCAGCGGTTACACGTCTTCTGGCAGCAACTATACCCACTACGGTGCCATGCTGAGCCACGATGGCAAAGCCCAGGATGCCCTGATCCGGGGCCTCAACCTGACGGCTACTTACGACGTACGGCCCCTTTTTGTTTCGGGGGCTAAAACGGACATCGCTGTCTACGGGGATCTCTCCCTTCCCTTGGGCATCCTGAAGGCCAGCCTTCTTGGGCGTTACCACAGCCAGGTTGTGAGCGGCTCCGCAGCGCAGAGCTACACCACCTTCAAGTACGGGGTGAAAGCCGAAACCGAGGCCCTGGCCCTTCCCCTGAAGCCCAGCCTCTTAGGGGAGTACGTGGCCCGCACTACGAATGGCGGCAGCGCCAACAATGCCGAGACCAAGTACGCCGTGGGCCTCAGGCTCAACGAGTTCCTCTTCCCCAACTCCAGCTTTGAGGCCAAGTACGGTTCCTATGCCGCCACGAACGTGAACGCCATCCTCGTGGGTAACGCGGAAAAGGCCTGGGATCCCAGCGTGGACCACCTCTATGACTCCAATGTGAACGTTGCTGGTGTTAATGGCAGCGTTACTGGCTTCTACCTGAGCTGGAGCTACTGGGATCTGGTCCTCTCCTACGCGGACTTCGTGGTGGACAATAACGGGAACCCTGAGCACGGCCGCGGTTTCAAGATCAGCTACACCGTCAAGTTCTAGGGCTGTGGCTCCTAAGGCCCCCCGCCCCCTGGGCGGGGGGCTTTGCTATGGTGGAGGTATGCCCTTCCGCTACCATGGCCCAAGCCCCAAGGGGGACCAGCCCAAGGCCATCGGGGAACTGGTGGAAGCCCTGAGGGACGGGGAGCGCTTCGTCACCCTCCTGGGGGCCACGGGGACAGGGAAGACGGTGACCATGGCCAAGGTGGTGGAGGCCCTGGGGCGGCCGGCCCTGGTCCTGGCCCCCAACAAGATCCTGGCGGCCCAGCTGGCGGCGGAGTTTAGGGAGCTTTTCCCGGAAAACGCCGTGGAGTACTTCATCAGCTACTACGACTACTACCAGCCCGAGGCCTACGTGCCGGGGAAGGACCTCTACATTGAGAAGGACGCCAGCATCAACCCCGAGATTGAGCGCCTCCGCCACTCCACCACCCGTAGCCTCCTCACCCGCAGGGATGTGGTGGTGGTGGCCTCGGTGTCGGCCATCTACGGCCTGGGGGACCCCCGGGAGTACCGGCAAAGGAACCTGGTGGTGGAACGGGGGGCCCTCTACCCCCGGGAGGCCCTTTTGGAGAGGCTTCTGGAGCTGGGGTATACCCGGAACGATATAGACCTCGCCCCGGGCCGGTTCCGGGCCAGGGGGGAGGTCCTGGAGATCTTTCCCGCCTACGAGACGGAGCCCCTCCGGGTGGAGCTCTTTGGGGATGAGGTGGAGCGCATCCTCCAGGTGCACCCCATCACGGGGGAGAGGCTAAGGGAGCTTCCCGGCTTTGTCCTCTTTCCCGCCACCCACTACCTTTCCCCCGAGGGGCTGGAGGGGATCCTAAAGGAGATAGAGAAGGAGCTATGGGAACGGGTCCGCTACTTTGAGGAAAGGGGGGAGGTCCTCTACGCCCAGCGCCTCAAGGAGCGCACCCTTTACGACCTGGAGATGCTGAGGGTCATGGGCACCTGCCCGGGGGTGGAGAACTACGCCCGCTACTTCACCGGCAAGGCCCCGGGGGAGCCCCCCTACACCCTTTTGGACTATTTCCCTGAGGACTTCCTGGTCTTCCTGGACGAGTCCCACGTGACCGTGCCCCAGCTCATGGGCATGTACCGGGGGGACTATGCTCGCAAGAAGACCCTGGTGGACTACGGCTTTCGCCTCCCCAGCGCCCTGGACAACAGACCCTTGCGCTTTGAGGAGTTCTTGGAGCGGGTGCCCCAGGTGGTCTTCGTCTCCGCCACCCCGGGGCCCTTTGAGCTGGAGCATTCCAGCCGGGTGGTGGAGCAGATCATCCGCCCCACGGGCCTTTTGGACCCCCTGGTGGTGGTGAAGCCCACGGCGGACCAGATCCTGGACCTCATGGAGGGGATCCGGGAGAGGGCCGAGAGGGGGGAAAGGACCTTGGTCACCGTCCTCACGATGCGCATGGCGGAGGAGCTCACCGCCTTCTTGCAGGAGCACGGCATAAGGGCCCGGTACCTGCACCACGAGCTGGACGCCTTTGAGCGCCAGGCCCTGATCCGGGACCTTAGGCTTGGGCATTTTGACGCCCTGGTGGGGATCAACCTCTTAAGGGAGGGCCTGGACATCCCCGAGGTCTCCCTCGTGGCCATCCTGGACGCCGACAAGACGGGTTTCTTGAGGAGTGAGCGGAGCCTCATCCAGACCATAGGCCGGGCCGCCCGGAACGCCCGGGGGGAGGTCTGGCTCTATGCGGACACGGTTTCCGAGGCCATGGAGAAGGCCATCCGGGAGACCAACCGGAGGAGGGCCCTGCAGGAGGCCTACAACCGGGAGCACGGCATCACCCCCATGACGGTGCGGAAGGAGGTCAGGGCCATCATCCGGCCCGAGGAGTACGGGGAAGGGGTACCCCTGGGGGCCTTTGAGGGGGAGGACCTAAGGGAGCGCATCGCCGAGCTGGAGCTTCTCATGTGGCAGGCGGCAGAGGCCTTGGACTTTGAGCGGGCGGCCCGGATCCGGGATGAGATTCGGGCCCTCGAGGCCCGCCTGCAAGGCCTCCCGACCCCTGAGCCTACGGGGGGGCGCAGGCGGCGGAGGCGCCGCTAGGCCAGTAGGAGCACGGGGTTTTCCAGGTAAAGGGCCACCCGTTCCAGGAGCTTCCGGGCCAGGGGCGCCTCGAGGCCCGAGGCGGCCAGGACGCCCTCTTGGGAGAGGAAAAGGCTCGGCTGGCCCGTGTGGACCTCCTCCTCCGTGGCAAAGCAAAGAAGCCCTTCGGCTTCCTCCCCCGCCACGGGCTCCTGGCGGAAGAGGGCGAGAAAGCCATGGGCAGGCCTCACGCCCCGCACCCCATCCCCCACCACCAGGCCGATAAGGGGCCTAAAGGGGAGCTCCAGTTCCGCCAGAGCCCTTTCCGCCGCCTTGAGGAGGAAGGGCAGGGGGTTTTCGGGAACCCCGTGGACCCTACGGAAGGCCTGAAGGGCATTCCTAAGCCCATCGGGATTAAAGCGCAGCCGGTACACCTTTAAAAGGGAAGGCGTGGGGGGGGTGGGGAGGCCTGGAGCTGGGATAGGTGGGGGGATGGCCGCGGCCAAGGTGGGTTCTGGGGGCTTGGCCTCCTTCCCTGGGGCTGGGGGAGGCTGGGGGGGAAGAAGGTCCTCCTCTGGGGCCTGGGCGAGGGTGGGCTCCTCGGAGAACGCTTCCTCCAGCTCTTCCAGGGCCTCCAGGGGCTCTAGGGGAGGGGCTTCCTCCTTGCCGCCGAGAAGCAGGTCTTCCAGCTCCTCTTCCGCCTCCTCGAGGAGCTCCAGGAGGGCTTCCTCCCCTTGGTCTTCGGGGAGAAAAAGGGCCTCCTCCTCCACGGGGGTAGGGCTGGATTCCTCGGCCAGAAGGAGATCCTCTTCCAGATCCAGCTCCAGGTCCTCCAGGGCAGGCTCCAGGTCCAATTCCTCCTCGGCTACCTCCTCCACCGCCAGGGTGGGGGTCCTGGGCGTTTCCGGGAGGACGTCTTCCAGGTCCACCCCTTCCCGATTCAGAACTTCCTGTACGCGTTTCAACTCTTCCTCCGGGAGGGGGGGTGGGGGTTCTTCGGGCGCGGGGGGAAGATCCACCTCCCCCGCCATCACCCTGGCCAAAAAGGCTAGGATGTCCCGCTCCACGATGGTGCCCTCGGGACCGGTGCCCTGGAGCCTGCGCCAGTCAATGCCGTTTTCCTCGGCCAGGCGCCGGGCTAAGGGCGTGATCTTGGGTTCGGCCATCTTGGCCCTATGATAACAGGGTGGAAGCCAGGTTCGCGGAACTCTTGGCGGCCTACTGCCTCGAGGCCCAAGAAGGGGAGACGGTGTTGGTGGAAGCCGAGACCCCAGCCCTGCCCCTTTTGCCCTATCTCAAGCGGGCCTTCCTCAAGCGGGGGGCCTATCCTCTTTTCCGCATCGGCTACCCGGGGGAAGGGCGGGATTTCCTCCTCCACGGGGGGGCTTGGCTGGAGAGGATACCGGAGGTGGAGCGCGCTCTTTATGAGAAGGCGGACAAGTTCCTGCGCATTCTTTCCGCGGAAAACCCCCTGGAGGTAGCCTCCCTGGACCCAGGGCTTTCCCTCAGGCACCAACGGGCCTGGCGGGCTTTAGCGGAGCTTCGCCTTGGAAAGCCCTGGGCCCTCACCCTCTACCCCACGGTGGGCTACGCTGTGGGGGCGGGGATGGGCACGGAAGAGTTTCGGGAGTACCTTAAGGGAGCCTTATTCCTGGACCGGGAAGACCCCGTGGGGGCCTGGCAGGCCCTTTCCCGTTTCCAAGAGGCCTTGATCCAAAAACTTTCCCAGGGGAAGGAGCTTCGCATCTTGGCCCCGGGTACGGACCTAAGGCTATCCGTGGTGGGAAGGAGGTGGATCAACTCCGATGGCCGCCGCAACATGCCCTCGGGGGAGGTGTTTACGGGTCCCCTCGAGGACTCCGCCGAGGGCGAGGTGCGCTTTAACCTGCCCGCCTTTGTGGGGGGAAGGCGGGTGGAGGGGGTGTACTTGCGCTTTAAGGGGGGTGAGGTGGTGGAAGCCCGGGCAGAAAGGGGAGAAGAGTACCTTCTTGCGGCCCTTGCCACCGACGAAGGGGCCAGGCGGCTTGGCGAGGTGGGCATCGGCACCAACTTTGGCCTCACCCGCCCCACCGGGCTCATCCTCTTGGACGAGAAGATGGGGGGTACGGTGCACCTGGCCCTGGGACGGAGCTATCCGGAAACGGGTGGGAAGAACCAAAGTGCCTTCCACTGGGACCTGGTGCTTTCCTTGGGAGAAGGGAGCCTTCTTTTAGACGGGGAGCCCCTGGTGGAGAAGGGCCGCTTTATAGGCATCTCCGAACCTCATCCCTTCACCCCCTAGAGGTCCTTGCGGTCAAAGACCAAAGCCGCCAGGAGGGCAAAGCCCAAGGCGTAGACGAAAAGCAGGGGAAGACCAAGCCCAGCTGCGCTTGGCCTAAGGTGCAGGTCCAAATAGGTGGTGAGGAGGAAAGGGGTGAGGGCGGGGAAGGCCACCAGAAGGCGCATGAGAAGAAGGGTGGCTACCGCCGCCAAGGCGCTTGCCGTGGTAGAGAGGAAGAGGGTGGCGTAAAGGAGGGCCAGGGCAGCCAGGGGCAAAAGCACGCATCCCGCTAGCAGGTGGGCGCGGATGACCTCCCCAAGGGCTTCCCAGCCGCTTACATACCCCACCCCAGCAAACCCCCCGGCTCCAAGCCCCGTGCCCCCGTAAAATCCTCCAAGCCCATGGGGCAGGCCCGCCAAGAGGCTTCCCAGGAAGCTTGCCGAAAGGAGGACGAAAGGGTAAAGGAGGGCGGCGAAGAGCTTGGCCAAAACAAAGCGGGCCCGGGGCAAGGGGTGGAGGAGGAGGCTTTTTAGGGTGCCCTGGCTTACCTCGCTGCCCAAGGACTCGCTGGCGGCCATGACCACCAGGAAGGGGAAGAGGAACTCCATCCCCGCCATGAGGCTCAAGGAGGCCACCTGCCAGCCCGAGGCCAGGACCAGGCCGTACACCTCCTTAAGCCCTGGGGCCAAGGCCCAGAGGAAGGGGAGGAGGAAGGCGGCCATAAGCCCCAGCCCCACCGAGCGCAGGCGAAAAAGCTTGTAGAGTTCAAAGAGAAAAAGCCTAAGCATGCTTCACCCTCTCCTGGTAGTACACCCTCAGGTCAAAGCCTTGGGGGTGGAGGGCCCTCACCCGGTACCCCTCCCGGAGGAGGGCCTGGAGGGCGGCCTCACTGCTCCCCTCAAAGAGGATGGCTTGCCCCTGGATTCGCGCCGAGGCCACCTGGGGCAAGGCCTTAAGGAGGGCGAGGGCTCCTTCCAGGGGCTCAGCCTCGAGGCGAAAGACCTCGCGCCCCTCGAGGCGCACCTCGTCCAAAAGCCTGCCCCCGCCCAGGATGCCCACCTTGTGGGCGTAGCGGCTTACCTCCTCCAGGTGGTGGGTGGAAAGGAGGACCGCCACCCCTTCTCGGGCCATCTCCTGCAGCAGGCCATGGACCAGCTCCACCCCTTCGGGGTCCAGGCCGCTGGTGGGCTCGTCTAGGACCAGGATCTTGGGCCGGTGCAGGATGGCCGCCGCCAGGCCCAAGCGCTGCCTTTGGCCTAGGGAGTAGCTACCCACCTTCTGGTCGGCCACGGCAAGCAGCCTAAGCCGGGCCAGCACCTCGCTGATGCGGCCTTCGTCCTTAATCCCTGCCAAGTACGCCTGCATCCTCAGGTTCTCCCGGCCCGTGAGGTAGGGGTAGAAGGCGGCGGGGGCCTCCACCACCGCCCCTAGGTGGCGCCGGGCTTGGGGATTCTGGTGCACATCCTCCCCCAAAAGGAGGGCCCGGCCTGCCGTGGGAAAAGCCAGGCCCGTGACCAGGCGGATCAGGGTGGTCTTTCCCGAGCCGTTAGGCCCCGCCAAGGCGTACACCTCCCCGGGGCGGATGGAGAGGTTTACCCCTTCTAGGATGGGCTTTCTCCCGTAGCGCTTGCTCAGCCCCTCTAGCCTTAAGGCCTCCATGGGTGCTATACTACCCAGGCCCCCGGTCCAGCGCGACGGTCCGGGCGTGAACCGGGTCAGGTCCGGAAGGAAGCAGCCCTAAGCGCCACGGGTCGGGTGCCGCTGGGTAGCCGGGGGCAGTTATCCACAGGGTTATCCACAAGGTCTCGGAGTTGCTGGGCGCCGGGTTTAAACGCGTCAAGCCCCTTGGGAACGGGTGTTTTACTCACCCCTTTCTCTGAGGCGCCGTACGGACCACCCCCTTTTCCACAAGCCGGGCCACTTCTTCGGGGGCGTACCCGGCTTTCCTCAACACCTCTTCCGTGTGCCCTCCCAAAAGGGGCGGGGGTAGGGAAGGTTTTGCGGGGGTGCGGGAGAGAAAGCGCAAGGGGTTGGCCAGGGTGGGCAGGGGTCCCAGGAGGGGATGGGATAGGGTCCAGATGGCTTCCCGGGCCTGGGCCTGGGGGTCTTGGAAGGCTTCCGCCAGGTCGTTCACCGGAGCGGCAGGAACCCCGGCGGCCCTAAGCTTTTCCAGCCAGTGGGCTCGGGGTTGGGCCTTAAGGACGGCGGAGATGGCCTCCACCACCTCCTCCCGGGCCTCCACCCGCTCCCGGTTTGTGGGGAAGCGCCTTAAGAGGTCGGGTAGCCCCAGGACCTGGCACAGTTTGGCAAACTGCTCGTCGTTCCCCACCGCTAAAACCAGCCAGCCGTCTGCGGCGGGAAAGGCCCCATAGGGCACGATCTGGGCGTGGGCGTTGCCCAGGCGCCTTGGGGGTTTCCCCGTAAGCAGGTAGCTTTCCCCCAGGTTGGCCAGGGCGAAGAGGCCCACGTCAAAGAGGGAAAGGTCTATGTGCTGGCCGAGGCCGCTTCTTTCCCGCTCCAAAAGGGCGGCAAGCACGGCCACCGCTCCCATCATGCCCGTCATCACGTCAATCCAGGCCACCCCCACCTTCATGGGGGGGCCCGCTGGCTCCCCGGTGACGGACATGATGCCGGTATAGCCCTGCAAGGCGGCGTCGTACCCGGGTTCTTGGGCCCGGGGTCCCGTGTGGCCGAAACCGGTGATGGAAAGGTAGACCAGGCGGGGGTTTAGCTCTTTAAGGCTTTCGTAATCCAGACGGTAGCGCTTCAGGTCCCCGGTTTTGAAGTTCTCCACCAAGACATCGGCGCCTTGGGCTAGCCTCCGCACCACCTCCTGGCCCTCTGGGGTTTTCAAGTCCAAGGCCAAACTCCGCTTTCCTCGGTTCACGGAGAGGAAGTAGGCACTTTCCCCCTGGACAAAAGGAGGTCCCCAGCCCCGGGTTTCGTCCCCCCAGGGGGGTTCCACCTTGATGACCTCGGCCCCTAAGTCGGCCAGGATCATGGTGCAAAGGGGGCCTGCCAGCACCCGGGAAAGGTCCAACACCTTGATGCCGGAAAGGGGTGGCATGAGGGCATCTTACCGTTTGCCCGGGCTCTCGCCTGGCTTTCCGCCAGGGTTAGGGTCATTCAGGGGCAAATCCCTTGCGATATAGTGGGCGCGTGGTCCGGGCTTTGGGGCACCTTTGGGTCTTTTCGGTTTTGTTTTTCGTCCTCCTTCCCTTCCTCTGGATGGCCTACGCTGCTTTCATGCCCAAGGAAGCCGTGTACTCGGGGGAACTGTTCTCAAAGGTGGGTTTTAGCCTGGAGAACGTGCGGGGCTTGGCGAAAGAAGGGTTTTGGAGCCGGCTTTTCTTTTCCATGATGCTTTCTGGAGGGGTGGTCCTCCTTCAGCTCCTCACGGGCCTTTTGGCCGCTTACGCTTTGAGGGCTGGGCTTGGGCTTTTGCCCTTTTACCTGGTGCTTATGGCCGTACCCGCCGAGCTCCTTTTGGTACCCCTCTATGGCATTCTCAGAGGGCTTTCCCTTTTGGATACCGCCCTTGCCCTGGCCCTACCCTTTGCCGCTAGCCCCTTCGTCATCTACCTGGTCTACCAGGCCATGCGGGGGGTGCCGGAGGAGCTTTTGGAGGCGGCCAGGCTGGATGGGGCGGGGCACCGGGTGCTTCTTTTCCAGATCCTTTTCCCCTTGGTGCGGCCCACCCTGGTGGCGGCCGGGGTCTTGGCTTTTGCCGCCCACTGGAACCTGGTCCTTTACCCTAGGGTGATGGTCTCCGACCCCCGGCTTTGGACCCTCCAGACCTGGCTTACGGACCTGCAGCGCAAATACCCCACGGACTGGGGCCTTCTCTCCGCGGCCGCCCTCTTCTCGGTGTTGCCCATCGCCCTTCTCTATCTACTTTTTGAGCGGCGGGTGGTGGCCACCTTTGAGGAGGGGTTGAAGGGTTAGTGGCATTCCACTCGGGCATGCGCAAAGGTGGAGGCTTTGGTTAGGCTTTGCGGAATCTTTCCCTGAGGACCCTAAGCCGCTGGTGGATGCGTTCTTCCCAGCCTTCCCCCTGGGCTTCAAAGAGGAGGAGGTCCTCGAGGCCCTCGGGCAGGTAGCTTTGGGCGAAGCTTCCCTCCTTGTCCTCGTGGTAATAGGCATATCCTTGGCCATGGCCCAAGGAGCGGGCCAGGGAGGTGGGGGCGTTTCGCAGGTGGAGGGGGACCGGGGCTTCGGGGTGGGCCTGGGCGGCTTCCTGAGCCCTTTCCCAAGCCACATAGAGGCTATTGGACTTGGGGGCCAGGGCCAGGTAGACGGCGGCCTCCACCAAGGCCAGCTCCCCTTCCGGGCTTCCCATGGCCTCGTAGGCCTCCTTGGCCGCCACCGCCAGGCGCAGGGCCAAGGGGTCGGCAAGACCCACATCCTCCACCGCCACCCGGATGAGGCGGCGGGCCAGGTAAAGGGGGTCGGCCCCGGCCTTAAGGAGCCTGGCCAGGTAGTAAAGGGCGGCATCCACGTGGCTTCCCCGGAGGCTTTTGTGCAGGGCGGAGACCAGGTCGTAAAACCAGTCCCCGCCCTTGTCCATGGCGAAACGCTCGGCGCCCAGGGCTTCCCGTACGGTCCTTACGCTTACCTCTCCCAAGGAGGCGGCCAGCTCCAGGGTGTTGAGGGCGAAGCGGGCGTCGCCTGCGGCCGCCTGGGCCAGGAGGTGGAGGGCTTCCTCCTCAAAGGGGGTTCCCGGGAGGCCCCTAGGGTCGTTGAGGGCCTTTTTGAGGAGGGCTAGGAGATCCTCCGGGGAGAGGGGCCTTAAGGGGAAGAAGCGCAGGCGGGAGCGGAGGGCTGGGGTGAGCTCAAAGGCGGGGTTTTCCGCGGTAGCCCCGATTAGGATGAGGAGCCCCGACTCCAGGTGGGGGAGAAGGGCATCCTGCTGGGCCCGATTGAAGCGGTGAACCTCGTCCAGGAAAAGGACCAGACCCCCCTCCTTCCTGGCCCTTTCCACCGCTCCCCTTACCTCCTTAAGCCCGGCCTCCACTGCGGAAAGGGCCAAAAAAGGCTTTCCCACCCCCTCGGCCAGGATCCGGGCCAGGGTGGTCTTGCCCGTGCCCGGGGGACCGAAGAGAACCATGGAGGAAAGCTTCCTTCCCTCCAGCATGCGCCTTAAAAGACCCTTTGGCCCGGTGAGGTGGGGCTGGCCCAGGACCTCGTCCAAGGAGCGGGGTCTAAGGCGCTCGGCCAGGGGTTCCATCCCCTTCATGCTAAGGCGGGCGTAAGGGGAGGCATGGTAGTCTTGGAAGGAGCATGCGCTGGCTTTTCCTCCTGCCGTGGGGCCTTTTCCTTTTGGGGCTTCTTCCCCTGGCCCTGGCCGAGCCCCTGGGCCAGGTGGAGCGGGGGCTTGGGCTTCTGCTTTCCGGTCTTCTCCTGGCAGCTGCCGGAAGCTTGTTTTCCCGCTTCCCCGTGGCCTTTTTCGTGCAGTTCTTCCTGGTCTTGGGTCTGGGGCTTCTTTCCTTTCAACTAGCCTTGGAAAGCGCCTTGGCGGTCACGGCCCTCGAGGCCCAAGGGTACACCGCTTTGGGCGGTGCCCTGGGGGCCTTGGCCCTAGCCATGGCCTTCTTCCTGGGCACGGGGCGGGAGGCACCCCTTTTGCCCGCCCTGGAGGGCATCGGTTCCCAGGAAGACCTGCGCCGCCTGGCCGGGGCCCTGGAAGGCCTAGCCCTAAGGCGCCCCTTGGTGCTGGTTTACCTCTCCACCTCCGCTTCCCCTGAAAGGCTGCAGGCGGAGCTTCGCCGGGGGGATCTGGCCTTCCGCCTGGAGGGGGGGTACCTCTTGGTGCTGCAAGGAAGCCGGCCCGAGGATGCTGCCGGGCTTATGCGGAGGCTTAAGGAGCGGTTTCCCCTCTCCGCCTATGCGGTGGAGCGCTGGCAAGGGGGAAGCTTGGGAAGCGTGCTGGCCCGCCTCGAGGCGGAAGCCCTCCTCCAGTCCTGACCTCGGTGTAAGAAGCGCAGGCTACACCGCTCGCAAGGTGTACCGGTTTTCCCTTTACCTTGGCCCGCTTTGGCCTCCCGCCCCTTACCCTTAGGCTCAGGGAGGTCAAGATGGAACAGGCCAAGGAGATCAGCCAGGCGTGGCAGGAAGCCCTGGAAACCTACGGGGAACGGGAAGAGGAGTAAAGCGTAAAGAGCCAAGAGCCGGGCGTCTAGCCCGGCCTTTTTGTTACACCAGGCGGCTTCGTAGCCAACTGGAGGCGAAATCTATCAGGTTAACCACCAACACGATGGCGATGATGCCGATCACCATTTGGTCGTAGTGGCCGGCGTCCATGGCGCCTTTGATGAAAAAGCCGATGCCCCCAGCCCCCACCAATCCCAAGACGATGGATACCCGGAAGTTGATCTCAAAGCGGTACAAAGTATAGGACACAAGAAGGGGGAGCACCTGGGGTAGGATGGCCCAGCGCAGTACATTGCTCCCGCTTGCTCCTACACTCTCTAAGGCTTCGATAGGCCCTTTGTCCACGTTTTCTATGGCCTCGGAGTAGAGCTTGCCCAGGTCGGCGATGGAGTGAATGGCCATGGCCAGCACTCCGGCAAAAGGACCCAGGCCCACCGCCGCTACCAGGATCAGGGCCAAGATCAAGGTGTCCACCCCACGGTCCACGTTGTAAAAACCGCGCATCAAGTAGAAGAGAAGGCGGAGTACTGGGTTCTGAAAGGTGAGGTTGCGGGCAGCTAGGAAGCTGGTGGGCAGGGCGAAAATAGCGGCCAGCAGGGTACCCACCAGGGCGATCTCCACTGTAAGAAGCATCTCGCTGGCCACGCTTTGAAGCGGGTAGATCCCGCTTTGCGGCTGGGCCAGATTGGGGGGCCAAGCCCGGTCCAGGAAGTTCACCAGGAAGGGCCAGCCCTTGACCAGCTTGGCCAGATCGAATTCCGTGGCGTCAAAGGCGGGGAAGATGCTATAGACCACGAGGGCCAAGACTAGGCCTGTGCGGAGATCATCGGGTTGCGTTAACTGAGGGCGTAGAAGAAGCCATGCCCCTGAGCCCATCATCACACCGAGGAAGAGCAGGAGGGCCACGGCGCCGTAGGTGGGGGATTGGGGTTGCAGTAGGCGGTAGCCTTCCTGGATTACCTCCTGGGGCAGGCGTCCCTCGCTTAGGCCGGTGAGGTCCTGGATGGGCTTTAAGGGTGGAAGTCCGATTTCTTCCCGCACGCGGTTGAGTTCCTGTAGGGCTTGGTTGTAGGCCTGTACCAGGCTTTCTTCTGCTCCGGGCTCAGCGGGGAGGATGAGTTTGTAGTAACCCTCCATCCGGGGAAAGTACGTATGGCCTTGGGGGGAGTTGAGCCAGG harbors:
- the phnE gene encoding phosphonate ABC transporter, permease protein PhnE, which produces MSLALFLLGMVLAGFLGLGRGSMRRYLVAAALGLLVATPTFPLVEAVGYLSRESLGPTLLALLPSAPHLALVPLGAILALVLAHLGGRAAGVGGVLGGGLALVGLLTFLQGPAHLVRLKPLPGLMEGVVALGFLVPFVLLAAWRRRQAGLWLPLGITLSLGAFAWLNSPQGHTYFPRMEGYYKLILPAEPGAEESLVQAYNQALQELNRVREEIGLPPLKPIQDLTGLSEGRLPQEVIQEGYRLLQPQSPTYGAVALLLFLGVMMGSGAWLLLRPQLTQPDDLRTGLVLALVVYSIFPAFDATEFDLAKLVKGWPFLVNFLDRAWPPNLAQPQSGIYPLQSVASEMLLTVEIALVGTLLAAIFALPTSFLAARNLTFQNPVLRLLFYLMRGFYNVDRGVDTLILALILVAAVGLGPFAGVLAMAIHSIADLGKLYSEAIENVDKGPIEALESVGASGSNVLRWAILPQVLPLLVSYTLYRFEINFRVSIVLGLVGAGGIGFFIKGAMDAGHYDQMVIGIIAIVLVVNLIDFASSWLRSRLV
- a CDS encoding ABC transporter ATP-binding protein encodes the protein MEALRLEGLSKRYGRKPILEGVNLSIRPGEVYALAGPNGSGKTTLIRLVTGLAFPTAGRALLLGEDVHQNPQARRHLGAVVEAPAAFYPYLTGRENLRMQAYLAGIKDEGRISEVLARLRLLAVADQKVGSYSLGQRQRLGLAAAILHRPKILVLDEPTSGLDPEGVELVHGLLQEMAREGVAVLLSTHHLEEVSRYAHKVGILGGGRLLDEVRLEGREVFRLEAEPLEGALALLKALPQVASARIQGQAILFEGSSEAALQALLREGYRVRALHPQGFDLRVYYQERVKHA
- a CDS encoding ABC transporter permease, giving the protein MLRLFLFELYKLFRLRSVGLGLMAAFLLPFLWALAPGLKEVYGLVLASGWQVASLSLMAGMEFLFPFLVVMAASESLGSEVSQGTLKSLLLHPLPRARFVLAKLFAALLYPFVLLSASFLGSLLAGLPHGLGGFYGGTGLGAGGFAGVGYVSGWEALGEVIRAHLLAGCVLLPLAALALLYATLFLSTTASALAAVATLLLMRLLVAFPALTPFLLTTYLDLHLRPSAAGLGLPLLFVYALGFALLAALVFDRKDL
- a CDS encoding carbohydrate ABC transporter permease, with the protein product MAYAAFMPKEAVYSGELFSKVGFSLENVRGLAKEGFWSRLFFSMMLSGGVVLLQLLTGLLAAYALRAGLGLLPFYLVLMAVPAELLLVPLYGILRGLSLLDTALALALPFAASPFVIYLVYQAMRGVPEELLEAARLDGAGHRVLLFQILFPLVRPTLVAAGVLAFAAHWNLVLYPRVMVSDPRLWTLQTWLTDLQRKYPTDWGLLSAAALFSVLPIALLYLLFERRVVATFEEGLKG
- a CDS encoding replication-associated recombination protein A, with product MKGMEPLAERLRPRSLDEVLGQPHLTGPKGLLRRMLEGRKLSSMVLFGPPGTGKTTLARILAEGVGKPFLALSAVEAGLKEVRGAVERARKEGGLVLFLDEVHRFNRAQQDALLPHLESGLLILIGATAENPAFELTPALRSRLRFFPLRPLSPEDLLALLKKALNDPRGLPGTPFEEEALHLLAQAAAGDARFALNTLELAASLGEVSVRTVREALGAERFAMDKGGDWFYDLVSALHKSLRGSHVDAALYYLARLLKAGADPLYLARRLIRVAVEDVGLADPLALRLAVAAKEAYEAMGSPEGELALVEAAVYLALAPKSNSLYVAWERAQEAAQAHPEAPVPLHLRNAPTSLARSLGHGQGYAYYHEDKEGSFAQSYLPEGLEDLLLFEAQGEGWEERIHQRLRVLRERFRKA
- a CDS encoding CaiB/BaiF CoA transferase family protein, with protein sequence MPPLSGIKVLDLSRVLAGPLCTMILADLGAEVIKVEPPWGDETRGWGPPFVQGESAYFLSVNRGKRSLALDLKTPEGQEVVRRLAQGADVLVENFKTGDLKRYRLDYESLKELNPRLVYLSITGFGHTGPRAQEPGYDAALQGYTGIMSVTGEPAGPPMKVGVAWIDVMTGMMGAVAVLAALLERERSGLGQHIDLSLFDVGLFALANLGESYLLTGKPPRRLGNAHAQIVPYGAFPAADGWLVLAVGNDEQFAKLCQVLGLPDLLRRFPTNRERVEAREEVVEAISAVLKAQPRAHWLEKLRAAGVPAAPVNDLAEAFQDPQAQAREAIWTLSHPLLGPLPTLANPLRFLSRTPAKPSLPPPLLGGHTEEVLRKAGYAPEEVARLVEKGVVRTAPQRKG